The following proteins come from a genomic window of Polaribacter dokdonensis:
- the pgmB gene encoding beta-phosphoglucomutase: protein MKKGFIFDLDGVIVDTAKYHYLAWKKLANDLGFEFTKEQNELFKGVSRKRCLEILLEIGNREATQEEFDTWMIEKNIDYLKYIENMDASEILSDVPKVLEYLKQNNIPIALGSASKNARPILEKVGLLPYFDAIVDGNNVTKAKPDPEVFLLAATQLNVKSEDCVVFEDAVAGVQAANAAKMTSIGIGDKNVLNEAQHNFNDFTEISIEFIKDLIEK from the coding sequence ATGAAGAAAGGATTTATTTTTGATTTAGATGGTGTAATCGTAGACACTGCAAAATACCATTATTTGGCTTGGAAAAAGTTAGCCAATGATTTAGGTTTTGAATTTACAAAAGAGCAAAACGAACTTTTTAAAGGTGTAAGTAGAAAACGCTGTTTAGAAATTTTATTAGAAATTGGTAATAGAGAAGCAACTCAAGAAGAGTTTGATACTTGGATGATTGAAAAAAATATTGATTATTTAAAGTATATAGAAAATATGGATGCCTCTGAAATTTTATCAGATGTACCAAAAGTATTAGAATACTTAAAACAAAATAACATACCAATTGCATTAGGTTCTGCTAGTAAGAATGCAAGACCTATTTTAGAAAAAGTAGGTTTATTACCTTATTTTGATGCAATTGTAGATGGTAATAACGTTACCAAAGCAAAACCAGACCCAGAAGTGTTTTTATTAGCTGCAACTCAATTAAATGTTAAGTCGGAAGATTGCGTGGTTTTCGAAGATGCAGTAGCAGGTGTTCAAGCAGCAAACGCAGCTAAAATGACTAGTATTGGTATAGGAGATAAGAATGTGCTAAATGAGGCACAACATAATTTCAATGATTTTACAGAAATCAGTATCGAATTTATAAAAGATTTAATAGAAAAATAA
- a CDS encoding MFS transporter, with protein MQKRKLSFWQIWNMSFGFLGIQMGFALQNANASRILQIFGADVHELSWFWIIAPLMGLIVQPIIGYYSDKTWGKFGRRKPYFLVGAILASIGLVLMPQADIFIAFLPALWVGAGFLMIMDASFNIAMEPFRALVGDNLRTDQRTAGFSIQTALIGFGAVIGSWLPYALTNWFGVSNETSSGLVPSNLLWSFIIGAIILIFSILVTVTTTKEYSPEELASFDNESVETEEDKVNSSLMDIFEDFKKMPVTMKQLSWVQFFSWFGLFGMWVFATPAIAQHIYGLEFTDSSSKTYQNAGDWVGILFGIYNLVSAFYAFALPYIAKKIGRKKTHATSLIIGGLGLLSIYIMPNENWLIISMIGVGIAWASILAMPYAILAGSISAKKMGVYMGIFNFFIVIPQIINALIGGPLVKYAYNNEAIFALMISGVSFLIAAALVYKVKDVDDAVQTV; from the coding sequence ATGCAAAAGCGTAAACTAAGTTTTTGGCAAATTTGGAACATGAGTTTCGGATTTCTAGGAATACAAATGGGCTTTGCCCTACAAAATGCAAACGCCAGTAGAATTCTACAAATTTTTGGAGCAGATGTTCACGAATTGTCTTGGTTTTGGATTATAGCACCTTTAATGGGTTTAATTGTACAACCAATTATAGGTTATTATAGTGATAAAACATGGGGTAAATTTGGTAGAAGAAAACCTTACTTTCTAGTAGGAGCTATTTTAGCATCTATAGGTTTAGTCTTAATGCCTCAAGCAGATATCTTTATCGCGTTTCTTCCAGCTCTTTGGGTTGGTGCAGGTTTTTTAATGATAATGGATGCTTCTTTTAATATTGCTATGGAACCTTTTAGGGCACTAGTTGGCGATAATTTAAGAACAGATCAAAGAACAGCTGGTTTTAGTATACAAACTGCTTTAATTGGTTTTGGTGCTGTTATTGGCTCTTGGCTTCCTTATGCTTTAACTAATTGGTTTGGTGTTTCTAATGAAACATCTTCAGGATTAGTGCCTTCAAACTTATTATGGTCTTTTATAATAGGAGCCATAATTTTAATTTTTTCCATTTTAGTAACAGTTACCACTACAAAAGAATACTCACCAGAAGAATTGGCAAGTTTTGATAATGAATCTGTAGAAACTGAAGAAGATAAAGTAAACTCTAGTTTAATGGACATTTTTGAAGACTTCAAAAAAATGCCTGTTACTATGAAACAACTTAGTTGGGTACAATTCTTTTCTTGGTTTGGCCTTTTTGGTATGTGGGTTTTTGCAACACCAGCAATAGCACAACACATATATGGCTTAGAGTTTACAGATAGTTCTAGTAAAACCTATCAAAATGCTGGTGATTGGGTTGGAATATTATTTGGAATATACAATTTAGTATCTGCCTTTTATGCATTTGCTTTACCTTACATTGCAAAAAAAATAGGTAGAAAGAAAACACATGCAACATCGTTAATTATTGGAGGTTTAGGGCTTTTATCAATTTATATAATGCCAAATGAAAATTGGTTAATTATTTCTATGATAGGTGTAGGTATTGCTTGGGCAAGTATTTTAGCAATGCCATATGCAATTTTAGCAGGTTCTATTTCTGCCAAAAAAATGGGAGTTTATATGGGGATTTTCAATTTCTTTATAGTAATACCACAAATTATCAATGCTTTAATTGGTGGCCCATTAGTTAAATACGCTTATAATAACGAAGCAATTTTTGCTTTAATGATAAGTGGAGTTAGTTTCTTAATTGCTGCAGCTTTAGTCTACAAAGTAAAAGACGTAGACGATGCAGTACAAACAGTTTAA
- a CDS encoding RagB/SusD family nutrient uptake outer membrane protein — MMKRIFKIDKISTFLLVLVIALSSCTSDLDITPQDDQDLLGEDFFANETAYKELLAGVYANLSLTGVDGPGSSNIDGLDAGTSQFGRVLLYLQTLSADQMIWSYENDPGTREIQRNIWNADDPIILGMFGRSHVTIAFANNFLRETTDAKLDERNVSAATRTEITAYRAEARLLRAMSYYYMMDLFGQANFLTEDDAINQQSIVYDRAQLFDFIEQELTAIEADLADPMAVEHGRASKGVAWMILAKIYLNAEVYIGQDKYTECIDYCNKIIGGGYTLASNYLHNFMADNNTNSAANEIIFPLISDGTFTQNFGPTTVMINGSVGSIEANGAPLGVSAGGWGGALRVRKQLALLFEPSIFNNDTRNTIISTGRDIEITDISDRDQGYILEKYSNATSTGSFGVDQTFVDTDFPLFRLADVYLMYAEAHLRGGAGANDADVAAYINSLRSRANNPQNNLTISDITLDFILDERSRELHWEAHRRQDLVRYGLFTGGAYNWVWKGNGTNGIALPSNLNLYPIPSASLASNPNLTQNSGY; from the coding sequence ATGATGAAAAGAATTTTTAAAATAGACAAAATTTCAACGTTCCTTTTGGTGTTGGTAATTGCGCTATCTTCTTGTACTAGTGATTTAGATATTACTCCACAAGATGATCAAGATTTGTTAGGTGAAGATTTCTTTGCCAACGAAACTGCTTATAAAGAATTACTTGCAGGTGTTTATGCAAACCTTTCTTTAACAGGTGTAGATGGCCCAGGTTCTTCTAATATTGATGGTTTAGATGCTGGTACAAGTCAGTTTGGTAGAGTTTTATTATACTTACAAACACTTTCTGCAGACCAAATGATTTGGTCTTATGAAAATGACCCTGGAACACGTGAAATTCAGAGAAATATATGGAATGCAGATGATCCTATTATTTTAGGAATGTTTGGTAGAAGTCATGTTACTATTGCTTTTGCTAACAATTTCTTAAGAGAAACAACTGATGCCAAATTAGATGAAAGAAATGTTTCTGCAGCAACAAGAACTGAAATTACAGCTTACAGAGCAGAAGCAAGATTATTAAGAGCAATGTCTTACTACTACATGATGGATCTTTTTGGTCAAGCAAACTTTTTAACGGAAGACGATGCTATCAACCAACAATCTATAGTATATGATAGAGCTCAGTTGTTCGATTTTATAGAACAAGAATTAACAGCAATTGAAGCTGATTTAGCAGATCCAATGGCTGTAGAGCATGGAAGAGCTAGTAAGGGTGTTGCTTGGATGATTTTAGCAAAAATCTATTTAAATGCAGAAGTATATATTGGTCAAGACAAATACACTGAGTGTATAGATTACTGTAACAAAATTATTGGTGGTGGTTACACACTAGCTTCTAATTATTTACATAATTTTATGGCAGATAACAATACAAACTCTGCTGCTAACGAAATTATTTTCCCTTTAATTTCTGATGGAACTTTTACACAAAACTTTGGTCCAACTACAGTTATGATTAATGGTTCTGTAGGAAGCATTGAAGCCAATGGTGCACCATTAGGAGTAAGTGCTGGTGGTTGGGGTGGAGCTCTAAGAGTTAGAAAGCAATTAGCTTTACTTTTTGAGCCAAGCATCTTTAATAACGATACTAGAAATACAATCATTTCTACTGGTAGAGATATTGAAATCACAGATATTTCAGACAGAGATCAAGGATATATTTTAGAGAAATATTCAAATGCAACTTCTACAGGAAGTTTTGGAGTAGATCAAACTTTTGTAGATACAGATTTCCCATTATTTAGATTGGCAGATGTTTACTTAATGTATGCAGAAGCACATTTAAGAGGTGGAGCTGGAGCCAATGATGCAGATGTTGCTGCATATATTAACTCATTAAGAAGTAGAGCTAACAATCCTCAGAATAATTTAACAATTTCTGATATTACTTTAGATTTTATTTTAGATGAAAGATCTAGAGAATTACATTGGGAAGCACATAGAAGACAAGATTTAGTTAGATATGGCTTATTTACAGGAGGTGCTTACAACTGGGTTTGGAAAGGAAATGGTACAAATGGTATTGCTTTACCAAGTAACTTAAACCTATACCCTATTCCTTCTGCAAGTTTAGCTTCTAATCCAAATTTAACTCAGAATTCTGGGTATTAA
- a CDS encoding glycoside hydrolase family 65 protein, with protein MNQDYIQPNAWSILEEGFNAERVKSSESLFSIGNGAMGQRANFEEKYTGPTFQGSYIAGVYYPDKTRVGWWKNGYPEYFAKVLNAPNWIGINVKINDEELDLHICKSVSKFKRELNMQEGWLARSFEAELQNGIKIKVDTKRFLSLELDEVGVINYNVTPLNSDAKITYTPYLDASITNEDTNWDDQFWDVLNVTQNNQQSFIEAKTMKTEFHTCTFMQSRLFINQEEILIDCDNEKTEKTALCNYQQQVKKNETYTIHKFGGYVVDRNHDKNALVAAAKEALDKAVSFGFDAMLETQKNSWAQIWHTSDITIEGDVKAQQGIRFNIFQLNQTYLGTDASLNIGPKGFTGEKYGGSTYWDTEAYCIPFYMATKDQSVARTLLEYRYNHLDKAIENAEKLGFTNGAALYPMVTMNGEECHNEWEITFEEIHRNGAIAFAIYNYFRYTNDYSYIPEKGLEVLIGIARFWHQRVNFSMDKRKFVMLGVTGPNEYENNVNNNWYTNYIAKWCIEYALENIETVKIDHISDYIRIKEKTNFTDEELSSWKNVSDNMYFPHSEKHNVFLQQDGFLDKELITVEDLDKSQRPINQKWSWDRILRSPYIKQADTLQGFYMFEDHFSTEELERHFDFYEPFTVHESSLSPCVHSIQAAKLDRMDQAYTFYLRTSRLDLDDYNHEVEEGLHITSMAGTWMSIVEGFAGMRVVENTLSFAPKIPKQWKSFSFKVNFRNQVIKVNVQQGETYFEVEGNQEIKILVNGDLKTISPNSLKTA; from the coding sequence ATGAATCAAGATTATATACAACCAAATGCATGGTCTATTCTTGAAGAAGGATTTAATGCAGAAAGAGTAAAGTCTTCAGAAAGTTTATTCAGTATAGGAAATGGAGCCATGGGTCAGCGTGCAAATTTCGAAGAAAAGTATACAGGTCCAACTTTTCAAGGAAGTTATATTGCAGGAGTTTATTATCCAGATAAAACCAGAGTTGGTTGGTGGAAAAATGGATATCCAGAATATTTTGCTAAAGTATTAAACGCACCAAATTGGATTGGAATCAATGTTAAAATTAACGATGAAGAATTAGATTTACACATTTGTAAATCTGTTTCAAAATTCAAGCGTGAACTAAACATGCAAGAAGGTTGGTTAGCTAGAAGTTTTGAAGCTGAATTACAAAATGGAATAAAAATTAAGGTTGATACAAAACGTTTTCTAAGTTTAGAGTTAGATGAGGTTGGTGTAATAAATTATAATGTAACACCTTTAAATTCAGATGCTAAAATAACGTATACACCATATTTAGATGCAAGTATTACTAATGAAGATACCAACTGGGATGACCAATTTTGGGATGTTTTAAACGTAACCCAAAACAATCAACAATCTTTCATAGAAGCAAAAACGATGAAAACTGAATTTCATACGTGTACTTTTATGCAATCCAGATTATTCATCAACCAAGAAGAAATTTTAATTGATTGTGATAATGAGAAAACAGAAAAAACAGCATTATGTAATTATCAACAACAAGTAAAGAAAAACGAAACTTACACTATTCATAAGTTTGGTGGTTATGTAGTTGATAGAAATCATGATAAAAATGCATTAGTAGCTGCTGCAAAAGAAGCTTTAGATAAAGCTGTAAGTTTTGGTTTTGATGCAATGTTAGAAACTCAGAAAAATTCTTGGGCGCAAATATGGCATACATCAGATATTACAATAGAAGGTGATGTTAAGGCACAACAAGGAATCCGTTTTAATATTTTTCAACTAAATCAAACTTATTTAGGTACAGATGCTTCTTTAAATATTGGTCCTAAGGGATTTACAGGAGAAAAATATGGAGGAAGTACCTATTGGGATACAGAAGCATATTGTATTCCTTTTTATATGGCAACCAAAGATCAGTCAGTAGCAAGAACTTTATTGGAGTATAGATATAATCATTTAGATAAAGCTATTGAAAATGCAGAGAAATTAGGTTTTACTAATGGAGCTGCATTATACCCAATGGTTACTATGAATGGTGAAGAATGCCATAATGAATGGGAAATTACTTTTGAAGAAATTCATAGAAATGGAGCAATAGCCTTTGCCATTTATAACTACTTTAGGTACACTAATGATTACTCTTATATTCCTGAAAAAGGTTTAGAAGTTTTAATTGGTATTGCTCGTTTTTGGCATCAAAGAGTAAACTTCTCTATGGACAAGAGAAAGTTTGTAATGCTAGGTGTTACTGGCCCTAATGAATATGAGAATAACGTAAATAATAATTGGTATACAAATTACATTGCAAAATGGTGTATAGAGTATGCTTTAGAAAATATAGAAACTGTTAAGATAGATCACATTTCTGATTACATTAGAATTAAAGAGAAAACCAATTTTACAGATGAAGAATTATCTTCATGGAAAAATGTTTCTGACAACATGTATTTTCCTCATTCAGAAAAGCATAATGTGTTTTTACAACAAGATGGTTTCTTAGATAAAGAGTTAATTACAGTAGAAGATTTAGATAAAAGTCAGAGACCAATAAACCAAAAATGGAGTTGGGATAGAATTTTACGTTCACCATATATTAAGCAAGCAGATACCCTGCAAGGTTTTTATATGTTCGAAGATCATTTTTCTACAGAAGAATTAGAACGTCATTTCGATTTTTACGAACCTTTTACTGTTCATGAAAGTTCACTATCACCTTGTGTACACAGTATACAAGCTGCAAAGTTAGACAGAATGGATCAAGCGTATACCTTCTATTTAAGAACATCTCGTTTAGATTTAGATGATTATAATCACGAAGTAGAAGAAGGCTTGCATATTACTTCTATGGCTGGAACTTGGATGAGTATTGTAGAAGGTTTTGCAGGAATGAGAGTAGTTGAAAATACACTTTCTTTTGCGCCAAAAATTCCTAAACAATGGAAATCTTTCTCATTTAAAGTTAATTTTAGAAATCAAGTAATTAAGGTGAATGTGCAACAAGGAGAAACTTATTTCGAAGTAGAAGGTAACCAAGAAATAAAGATTCTGGTTAATGGCGATTTAAAAACAATATCACCAAACAGTTTAAAAACAGCATAA
- a CDS encoding LacI family DNA-binding transcriptional regulator, whose protein sequence is MKQKITIKTIAKELGVSTSTVSKALKDSHEISKDTKEKIQAYANLYNYKPNHLALQLRNQKTKVIGVILPKIVHHFFSTVISGIEDGANKKGYNIMVCFSNESYKKEVETLKVLSNGSVDGIIVSVAGETLENKDFNHFKGLVSEEIPFVLFDRVVDEILCDKVVVDDVGAGYKATNHLLENGRKNIALITTPNHVNVGALRRQGYEKALIEHYIKTDRDIIVEIDEKKPLKPQIAKVFEKEIDGVFAVNEIYAANAMRIAKERGYTVPKDISIIGFTDGLISEYSSPSITTIAQHGFTMGQQAVDLLIQRIENETADFKPKKIVISSDLKLRESTKTL, encoded by the coding sequence ATGAAGCAAAAAATTACCATAAAAACAATTGCCAAAGAATTAGGGGTAAGTACATCAACTGTATCAAAGGCTTTAAAAGATAGTCATGAGATTAGTAAGGATACTAAAGAAAAGATTCAGGCTTATGCTAATTTATACAACTATAAACCCAATCATTTAGCACTACAATTAAGAAATCAAAAAACGAAAGTTATTGGGGTAATATTGCCAAAAATTGTACATCATTTTTTCTCAACAGTTATTAGTGGAATAGAGGATGGAGCTAATAAAAAGGGCTATAATATTATGGTCTGTTTTTCTAACGAATCTTATAAGAAAGAGGTAGAAACTTTAAAGGTATTATCTAATGGAAGTGTAGATGGTATAATAGTTTCTGTTGCTGGTGAAACATTGGAGAACAAAGACTTTAATCATTTTAAAGGTTTAGTTTCAGAAGAGATTCCATTTGTTTTATTTGATAGGGTTGTAGACGAAATTTTATGTGATAAAGTAGTGGTAGATGATGTAGGAGCTGGTTATAAAGCCACTAATCATTTGTTAGAAAATGGGCGTAAAAATATTGCATTAATCACTACACCAAATCATGTAAATGTAGGAGCTTTAAGAAGACAAGGATATGAAAAAGCACTTATAGAGCATTACATTAAAACTGATAGAGATATTATTGTAGAGATTGATGAGAAAAAACCACTAAAACCTCAAATAGCAAAAGTATTTGAAAAGGAGATAGATGGCGTTTTTGCTGTAAATGAAATATATGCTGCAAATGCAATGAGAATAGCTAAAGAGAGAGGTTATACTGTACCAAAAGACATCTCTATAATAGGTTTTACAGATGGATTAATCTCAGAATATTCATCACCTTCTATTACTACTATTGCACAACATGGATTTACAATGGGACAGCAAGCAGTTGATTTATTAATTCAGCGAATAGAAAATGAAACTGCCGATTTTAAACCGAAAAAAATAGTGATTTCTAGCGATTTGAAACTCAGAGAATCTACGAAAACGTTATAG
- a CDS encoding SusE domain-containing protein, with product MMKNIKRFSAITFIGLFMLIFNSCDDNSELFTISNPTPPTLAELGFTDLELDAVNTNNPAVTLNWMEADYGQQASINYNIEFAMDEAFTSPVVAATVTGRSSVTLSVNEVNSAAGNAGLNPFEWATLYTRVIATLGSQNSESAVSNTIQFRVYPYFNYTFNDFYLVGDATAPGWENNNNNPALFRDASDSNVYYYTGKFAGNGHFKVLSTKGLWQPQYGTDSASKNPDGTSSGEVGANLGSGSDPERFPYAGGDGIPEGFYTFKINFASNTFSFDSFDASGITSPASLTLQGSSTANVTMNQLSFDGHLWYANSVRLTPGDVSFVTDSGANWGSSSSFSGVAANGGDAIPVIVEDDYDVWFNDLTGRYILIPLNL from the coding sequence ATGATGAAAAATATAAAAAGATTTTCAGCAATTACATTTATTGGATTATTTATGTTAATCTTTAATTCATGTGATGATAATTCTGAATTATTCACTATATCAAATCCAACTCCTCCAACATTGGCAGAGCTTGGTTTTACAGACCTAGAATTAGATGCTGTAAATACGAACAATCCAGCTGTAACCTTAAATTGGATGGAAGCAGATTATGGGCAACAAGCTTCTATAAATTATAATATAGAATTTGCTATGGATGAGGCTTTTACTTCACCAGTAGTAGCAGCTACTGTTACAGGTAGATCTTCTGTTACTTTATCTGTAAACGAAGTAAACTCAGCAGCAGGTAATGCTGGCTTAAACCCTTTTGAATGGGCTACTTTATATACTAGAGTAATTGCAACTTTAGGTTCGCAAAACTCAGAAAGCGCTGTTTCAAATACAATTCAGTTTAGAGTGTATCCATATTTCAACTACACATTCAATGATTTTTATTTAGTAGGAGATGCAACAGCTCCAGGTTGGGAAAACAATAACAACAACCCAGCTCTTTTTAGAGATGCTAGTGATAGTAATGTATATTATTATACTGGAAAATTTGCAGGAAATGGACATTTCAAAGTGTTATCAACTAAAGGTTTATGGCAACCACAATATGGTACAGATAGTGCTTCTAAAAATCCTGATGGAACATCATCAGGAGAAGTTGGTGCTAATTTAGGTAGTGGTTCTGATCCAGAACGTTTTCCTTACGCAGGTGGAGATGGAATACCAGAAGGTTTCTATACATTTAAAATTAATTTTGCAAGTAACACATTTAGCTTTGATAGTTTTGATGCTTCAGGAATTACAAGTCCTGCTTCATTAACATTACAAGGATCTAGTACAGCAAACGTAACTATGAATCAATTATCTTTTGATGGTCATTTATGGTATGCAAATAGTGTAAGACTTACTCCTGGAGATGTATCTTTTGTTACAGACAGTGGTGCAAATTGGGGTAGCTCTTCTTCTTTTTCAGGAGTAGCTGCAAATGGAGGTGATGCAATACCAGTTATTGTAGAGGATGATTACGATGTTTGGTTTAATGACCTAACAGGACGTTATATTTTAATTCCTTTAAACTTATAA
- a CDS encoding SusC/RagA family TonB-linked outer membrane protein, which yields MKKFKLLLIGILLSTSFATFAQQTVKGVVKEKSSGEILPGVSVVVKGTTRGTETDFDGNFSIERVNTGDVLVFRYLGYANKEVTLGTNFNLTVLLDESSEQLEEIVVVGYGTTTVKDATGSVEAITAKEFTKGNIVTPENLLSGRVAGVNITTSGAPGSGSQIRIRGGSSLNASNDPLIVIDGLPLSGINLSSINPNDIESFSVLKDASATAIYGSRGANGVIIITTKKGRSEYSLDYDFQVAFGEIKDRINVFNADEFRNIIAQQRPQDVGLLGAASTNWQDEVLQKSVSTQHNLSVRGQVFNRIPTRLSVNFSEIEGNILTSQFDRANVSLSMNPSFFDDHLKVSLNYNRAFVNSRSADAGQINAALRYDPTQPVYDASSPFGGFYQHINRTPGGILIQNGTRNPVAALLQSNNTSNTFRQFGNFKVDYKLHFLPEVTATFLVGFDKSTQEGSFFNPLNSPANYTDLFVGAEGSFLNEFNNENLDAYLNYTNTFGKVKLDAMVGYNYQSFNGSGNNTGNLRNPNDAGFTTYTNTPVVLIGFIGRTNFTFNEKYLLTLNYRRDGTSRFGPENRWGDFGGAALAWRISDEDFMKDSKVFSDLKLRASYGLNGQQEGISGDLYLDRYRFGNQGSGYIFGGNPIQSTIPSERSNLRWEDVATIEVGVDFGLFDNKFTGSINAFQKNSTNLISDAPVADGSNFTNRVLQNIGDLQVNGLEFSLNADLIRSEDINWNFNFNATYLDREIKELALGQDITVGGIAGGTGNFIQLFREGFAPNSFYVFKQLYDTSGAPIEGAYADLNGDGIINTQDRYLKGNPQADFTFGFQSNFNYKNFDLAFNLRASVGNYVYNNVNSSLAQYDLLQDNAVLGNIPTSVLETNFNSTSDVIISDYYLENASFLRMDNITLGYTFDRPIKKFASNSIRLWAGMQNVFTITNYSGLDPELAGNGIDNTNYPRPRTFLVGANIKF from the coding sequence ATGAAAAAATTTAAATTATTGTTAATTGGAATTCTTTTATCCACGTCTTTTGCAACGTTTGCTCAGCAAACTGTAAAAGGTGTAGTAAAAGAAAAATCATCAGGAGAAATTTTACCTGGTGTTAGTGTGGTAGTTAAAGGAACAACAAGAGGTACAGAAACCGATTTTGATGGGAACTTTAGTATTGAAAGAGTAAATACTGGTGACGTACTTGTATTTAGATATTTAGGTTATGCCAATAAAGAGGTTACTCTTGGTACTAACTTTAATTTAACAGTCTTATTAGATGAATCATCTGAACAATTAGAAGAAATTGTAGTTGTTGGTTATGGTACTACTACTGTTAAAGATGCTACAGGATCTGTAGAGGCAATTACTGCAAAAGAGTTTACTAAAGGTAACATTGTTACTCCAGAAAACTTATTAAGTGGTAGGGTTGCAGGTGTAAACATTACTACAAGTGGGGCACCAGGTTCTGGATCTCAAATTAGAATTCGTGGAGGATCTTCTCTTAACGCTTCTAATGATCCATTAATAGTAATTGATGGATTACCATTATCAGGTATTAACCTATCTAGTATTAACCCAAATGATATAGAGTCTTTCTCTGTTTTAAAAGATGCCTCTGCTACAGCTATTTATGGTTCTAGAGGTGCAAATGGGGTTATAATTATAACTACCAAAAAAGGTAGAAGTGAATATTCATTAGATTACGATTTTCAAGTTGCATTTGGAGAAATTAAAGACAGAATAAATGTTTTTAACGCAGATGAATTCAGAAACATCATTGCACAACAAAGACCACAAGATGTTGGTTTATTAGGCGCTGCTAGCACAAACTGGCAAGATGAAGTTTTACAGAAATCTGTTTCTACTCAGCATAACCTAAGTGTAAGAGGTCAGGTTTTTAACAGAATTCCTACAAGATTATCTGTTAACTTTTCTGAAATAGAAGGTAATATATTAACCTCTCAGTTTGATAGAGCGAACGTTTCTTTATCAATGAATCCATCATTTTTTGATGATCATTTAAAAGTTAGCTTAAACTATAATAGAGCATTTGTAAATTCTCGATCTGCAGATGCAGGTCAAATAAATGCAGCTTTAAGATATGACCCAACACAACCTGTATATGATGCATCTTCTCCTTTTGGAGGCTTTTATCAGCACATTAACAGAACTCCTGGAGGTATTTTAATTCAAAATGGAACAAGAAACCCTGTTGCTGCTTTATTACAAAGCAACAATACTTCTAATACATTTAGACAGTTTGGTAACTTTAAAGTAGATTATAAGTTACATTTCTTACCAGAAGTAACTGCAACTTTTTTAGTTGGTTTCGATAAATCTACCCAAGAAGGATCATTCTTTAATCCATTAAATAGCCCTGCCAACTATACAGATTTATTTGTAGGTGCAGAAGGGTCATTCTTAAATGAATTTAATAATGAGAACTTAGATGCTTATTTAAACTACACCAACACGTTTGGTAAAGTTAAATTAGATGCTATGGTTGGTTACAACTACCAATCATTTAATGGTTCTGGAAACAATACAGGAAACCTTAGAAATCCTAATGATGCTGGGTTTACAACGTATACAAACACACCAGTTGTTTTAATTGGTTTTATAGGTAGAACAAACTTTACGTTTAATGAGAAATACTTACTAACATTAAACTACAGAAGAGATGGTACTTCTAGATTCGGACCAGAAAATAGATGGGGAGATTTTGGAGGAGCTGCTTTAGCTTGGAGAATTAGTGATGAAGATTTCATGAAAGACAGCAAAGTTTTCTCTGATTTAAAATTAAGAGCAAGTTATGGTTTAAATGGACAGCAAGAAGGTATTAGTGGAGACTTATACTTAGACAGATATCGTTTTGGAAACCAAGGTTCAGGATATATTTTTGGTGGTAACCCAATTCAATCAACTATTCCTTCTGAAAGAAGTAATTTACGTTGGGAAGATGTTGCTACTATAGAAGTAGGTGTAGACTTTGGTTTATTTGACAACAAATTTACGGGTTCTATCAACGCTTTCCAGAAAAACTCTACAAACTTAATCTCTGATGCACCTGTTGCAGATGGTTCTAACTTTACCAACAGAGTATTACAGAATATTGGAGACTTACAAGTTAATGGTCTTGAATTTTCTTTAAACGCAGATTTAATTAGATCAGAAGATATTAACTGGAATTTTAATTTTAATGCTACTTATTTAGACAGAGAAATTAAAGAATTAGCTTTAGGTCAAGATATCACTGTAGGAGGAATTGCAGGTGGTACAGGAAACTTTATTCAATTATTTAGAGAAGGTTTTGCACCAAATTCATTCTATGTTTTTAAACAATTATATGATACTTCTGGTGCTCCAATAGAAGGTGCTTATGCAGATTTAAATGGAGATGGAATCATCAATACTCAAGATAGATACTTAAAAGGAAACCCTCAAGCAGATTTTACGTTTGGTTTCCAATCTAACTTCAACTATAAAAATTTCGATTTAGCATTTAACTTAAGAGCAAGTGTTGGTAACTATGTTTACAACAACGTTAATTCTAGTTTAGCTCAATACGATTTATTACAAGACAATGCTGTTTTAGGAAACATTCCAACATCAGTATTAGAAACTAACTTTAACAGTACATCAGACGTTATTATATCTGACTATTATTTAGAAAACGCTTCTTTTTTAAGAATGGATAATATAACATTAGGATATACTTTTGATAGACCAATCAAAAAATTTGCATCAAATAGCATTCGTTTATGGGCTGGTATGCAAAATGTGTTTACAATTACAAACTATTCTGGGTTAGATCCTGAATTAGCTGGTAATGGTATAGATAATACAAATTACCCTAGACCAAGAACATTCTTGGTAGGTGCAAATATTAAATTTTAA